One genomic window of Deinococcus planocerae includes the following:
- a CDS encoding AbrB/MazE/SpoVT family DNA-binding domain-containing protein: MRKRLTTVGKSRAVILPKELLELYRFEDEVEIEPTEGGLILRPARKGLTFEDARAKLFREKRDLLQRLSDA; encoded by the coding sequence ATGCGCAAACGTCTCACCACCGTCGGCAAGTCGCGGGCCGTCATCCTGCCCAAGGAGTTGCTGGAGCTGTACCGCTTCGAGGATGAGGTGGAGATCGAGCCCACCGAGGGGGGCCTGATCCTGCGTCCTGCCCGCAAGGGCCTGACTTTTGAGGACGCCAGGGCCAAGCTGTTCCGGGAGAAGCGCGACCTGCTCCAGCGACTCAGCGACGCGTGA
- a CDS encoding acyl-CoA dehydrogenase family protein — MTMFDVSPRTRDLHARLSAFMEEHIYPNEAEFNRQVNEGNRWEHVQLIEDLKPRARAQGLWNLFLPPASDPQGVFGPGLSNLEYAPLCEVMGRVWWAPEIFNCNAPDTGNMEVLARYGTPEQQDRWLTPLLNGEIRSAFSMTEPDVASSDATNIQASIVRDGDGYVINARKWWTSGAGDPRCAVSIFMGKTDPNAERHLQQSMILIPMDAPGVTINRMLTVFGYDDAPHGHAEMTFENVRVPASALLLGEGRGFEIAQGRLGPGRIHHCMRLIGQAERALDLMVERAGQRVAFGKPLGGHQHVREAIAHSRMEIDQARLLTMQAAHMMDTVGNKEARGQIAAIKVVAPNVALRVIDRAIQVFGGAGVSQDTPLANMYAGARTLRLADGPDIVHTETVAKEEMKRQQRAKERRAAVVGD, encoded by the coding sequence ATGACGATGTTCGACGTCTCGCCCCGCACCCGCGACCTGCACGCCCGCCTGAGCGCGTTCATGGAGGAGCACATCTACCCCAACGAGGCCGAGTTCAACCGCCAGGTGAACGAGGGGAACCGCTGGGAACACGTTCAACTCATCGAGGACCTCAAGCCGAGGGCGCGCGCCCAGGGCCTGTGGAACCTCTTCCTGCCGCCCGCCTCGGACCCGCAGGGCGTGTTCGGCCCGGGCCTGAGCAACCTGGAATACGCCCCCCTGTGCGAGGTGATGGGCCGGGTGTGGTGGGCGCCCGAAATCTTCAACTGCAACGCGCCCGACACCGGCAACATGGAGGTGCTGGCCCGTTACGGCACCCCCGAGCAGCAGGACCGCTGGCTGACCCCCCTCCTGAACGGCGAGATCCGCTCCGCCTTCTCGATGACCGAGCCGGACGTGGCGTCGAGCGACGCGACGAACATCCAGGCGAGCATCGTGCGAGACGGCGACGGGTACGTCATCAACGCGCGCAAGTGGTGGACCTCCGGCGCGGGCGACCCCCGCTGCGCCGTGAGCATCTTCATGGGCAAGACGGACCCGAACGCGGAGCGTCACCTCCAGCAGTCCATGATCCTGATTCCGATGGACGCGCCCGGCGTGACCATCAACCGGATGCTCACCGTCTTCGGCTACGACGACGCGCCGCACGGCCACGCGGAGATGACCTTCGAGAACGTGCGCGTGCCCGCCTCTGCCCTCCTGCTGGGCGAGGGGCGCGGCTTCGAGATCGCGCAGGGGCGGCTGGGGCCGGGGCGCATCCACCACTGCATGAGGCTGATCGGGCAGGCGGAGCGGGCACTGGACCTGATGGTGGAGCGGGCGGGCCAGCGCGTCGCCTTCGGCAAGCCGCTCGGCGGCCACCAGCACGTCCGCGAGGCGATTGCGCACAGCCGCATGGAGATCGACCAGGCGCGGCTGCTGACCATGCAGGCCGCGCACATGATGGATACGGTGGGCAACAAGGAGGCGCGCGGGCAGATCGCGGCGATCAAGGTGGTCGCGCCCAACGTCGCCCTGCGGGTCATCGACCGCGCCATCCAGGTCTTCGGCGGCGCGGGGGTCAGCCAGGACACGCCCCTCGCCAACATGTACGCGGGTGCGCGCACCCTGCGCCTCGCCGACGGCCCCGATATCGTCCACACCGAGACGGTGGCGAAGGAGGAGATGAAGCGGCAACAGCGGGCCAAGGAGCGGCGGGCAGCGGTGGTAGGGGACTGA
- a CDS encoding type II toxin-antitoxin system HicB family antitoxin: MEYTGYIATASFDDEADLFHGEVVNLRDVITFQGRTVDELRQAFKESVDDDLAFCRERGEEPEKPFSGRFNLRIRPELHARLAARARSEGLSLNAFVKRALERTT, encoded by the coding sequence GTGGAATACACAGGTTACATCGCCACGGCCAGCTTCGACGACGAGGCCGACCTGTTCCACGGCGAGGTGGTCAACCTGCGGGATGTCATCACCTTTCAGGGCCGCACGGTCGATGAGTTGCGGCAGGCGTTCAAGGAAAGCGTGGACGACGACCTCGCCTTCTGCCGGGAGCGGGGCGAGGAGCCCGAGAAACCCTTCAGCGGGCGCTTCAACCTCCGCATCCGCCCCGAGCTTCACGCCCGCCTCGCCGCCCGCGCCCGCAGCGAGGGCCTGAGCCTGAACGCCTTTGTGAAGCGGGCGCTGGAGCGGACAACTTGA
- a CDS encoding type II toxin-antitoxin system death-on-curing family toxin yields the protein MTVYLTPGQVVELHDEAIADFGGRSGLRDPGTLASALAQPAMEAFGVELYPSISEKAAALLFFLARGHAFVDGNKRTAYAATSVFLLLNGAELSGPDDTVFDLVLGTAQGRLSDPRQVAEQLRPLVTPM from the coding sequence GTGACCGTCTACCTGACCCCCGGGCAGGTGGTGGAATTGCACGACGAGGCCATCGCCGACTTTGGGGGCAGGTCTGGTCTGCGTGACCCTGGGACCCTCGCCTCGGCCCTCGCTCAGCCCGCGATGGAGGCGTTCGGCGTGGAGCTTTACCCGTCGATATCGGAGAAGGCCGCCGCCCTGCTGTTCTTCCTGGCGCGGGGCCACGCCTTCGTGGACGGCAACAAGCGGACGGCCTATGCGGCGACCTCCGTTTTCCTGCTGCTGAACGGGGCAGAGCTGAGCGGCCCGGATGACACCGTGTTCGACCTCGTGCTGGGAACGGCCCAGGGGAGGCTGAGTGACCCCCGGCAGGTTGCTGAACAACTTCGGCCTCTCGTGACCCCGATGTGA